The Cytobacillus oceanisediminis genomic interval CAGAAGAAGGCGTTAAAGACTTAATGCCATATCTGGAAGGCGAGATATCCGTATTTGCAGGACAGTCAGGTGTGGGGAAATCTTCTTTATTAAATGTGTTAAGACCAGACTTAGAGCTGAAAACAAATGATATTTCTTCACATTTGGGCAGAGGAAAGCATACAACCAGGCATGTAGAGCTGATAGAGGTTGGAAAAGGGCTTGTTGCTGATACCCCGGGATTCAGCTCCCTTGAATTTACAGATATTGAATTGGAGGATCTCAATTATTGCTTTCCAGAAATTCAGGAGAAAAGCGACCTATGCAAATTTAGAGGCTGCCTGCACATGGCAGAACCGAAATGCGCTGTAAAGGCCGCCAGTGAAAACGGTGAAATTCCTTCCTACAGATATGAGCATTACAAAACCTTTCTGCAGGAAATAAAAGATAGAAAGCCGAGGTATTAATTCATGGTAAAAATCGCACCTTC includes:
- the rsgA gene encoding ribosome small subunit-dependent GTPase A; the protein is MPEGKIIKALAGFYYVLSGDETIQCRGRGVFRKNKVNPLVGDEVVFQAESITEGYILEVKERKNELIRPPIANVDQAILVFSAVEPGFSTSLLDRFLVLVEFNHIKPIICITKIDLTDEDEYKEIQQYASDYRKAGYDVLLTSSETEEGVKDLMPYLEGEISVFAGQSGVGKSSLLNVLRPDLELKTNDISSHLGRGKHTTRHVELIEVGKGLVADTPGFSSLEFTDIELEDLNYCFPEIQEKSDLCKFRGCLHMAEPKCAVKAASENGEIPSYRYEHYKTFLQEIKDRKPRY